The Thermococcus thermotolerans genome contains a region encoding:
- a CDS encoding PIN domain-containing protein codes for MDEEPSSSWFSRLFKSREKPALLEQKLSREAYEDYRQLLMKARPEVNGSKLTIRLSNGTVELEHGVLRVKARNRKTAEKILRNLHHYEQPPSLWPAYGLSYSLKRKKGTIL; via the coding sequence ATGGATGAGGAGCCTTCAAGTAGTTGGTTTTCCCGCCTGTTTAAGTCACGTGAAAAACCCGCCCTTCTTGAGCAGAAGCTGAGCCGTGAGGCATACGAGGACTACCGGCAGCTTCTAATGAAAGCCCGCCCAGAGGTGAACGGCTCGAAGCTCACCATCAGGCTCTCAAACGGAACCGTTGAGCTTGAGCATGGTGTCCTGCGCGTTAAAGCCCGGAACAGGAAGACCGCGGAAAAAATACTCCGCAACCTGCACCACTACGAGCAGCCGCCGAGCCTCTGGCCTGCTTACGGTCTGAGCTACTCGCTCAAGAGGAAGAAGGGCACCATACTCTGA
- the cas4 gene encoding CRISPR-associated protein Cas4, giving the protein MAANENHNENDGFIEFYASEALTCQRRIYFRLKGYPERWPEFVRVRLNQGINTHNVLGEILERRFGFELEKHMILRSNRLGFEIHGRVDAIRDFPIEIKGKTSLPKNPYDYHLAQLNIYLRWAEAEYGYLYYIKLHEEPMKVISRIDFSRFPIVKGPNFKAFEVPYDGKLFRETLKHFYSVKRAYEKGKPPEGWNNYTCRFCPYRYLCYPDGE; this is encoded by the coding sequence ATGGCGGCTAATGAGAATCACAACGAAAACGACGGGTTCATCGAGTTTTATGCCAGCGAGGCCTTAACCTGCCAGAGGAGGATATACTTCAGGCTGAAGGGCTATCCCGAGAGATGGCCGGAGTTCGTTAGAGTAAGGCTGAATCAGGGGATAAACACCCACAACGTTCTCGGGGAGATTCTGGAGAGACGGTTCGGTTTTGAGCTTGAGAAGCACATGATACTCCGCTCCAACCGGCTTGGTTTTGAGATACACGGAAGGGTCGATGCCATACGGGACTTCCCCATCGAGATAAAAGGAAAAACAAGCCTCCCGAAGAACCCCTACGACTACCACCTGGCCCAGCTCAACATATACCTCCGCTGGGCCGAGGCGGAGTACGGCTATCTCTACTACATCAAGCTCCACGAGGAGCCCATGAAGGTCATCAGCAGGATAGACTTCTCCCGTTTCCCCATCGTCAAGGGGCCGAACTTCAAGGCGTTTGAGGTTCCCTACGACGGCAAGCTCTTCAGGGAGACGCTGAAGCACTTCTACTCCGTCAAGCGTGCGTACGAGAAAGGAAAGCCCCCTGAGGGATGGAACAACTATACCTGCAGGTTCTGTCCGTACAGGTATCTGTGCTATCCGGATGGAGAGTGA
- a CDS encoding ATP-binding protein produces the protein MRVEEIKRVLVSQREEMEEFMRRERIVPREPENRVINLISSGGILAILGVRRSGKSVLSWRASGEKKLYVNFFDERLSNFKANDFERLLNAARQLWGEPEFIVLDEVQEITGWERFVSRLGLNYKVIVTGSSSRLLSGELGTYLTGRHIDLTLFPFSFREFLRFRGLDLEPEWVYSDRTVSRVISMLEEYLETGGFPESVRFGKVYLSLIYRDIVERDVMLRHSVRHRSALRELARYLMSNYSSEFTYSRLGSLVGIRDVHTVRDYVSYLEEAYLLFQVRRFSFKPKAQLNSPRKVYPVDVGLARTLSMKAHPEKGRIIELAVYLELMRRMSYSFTPGEIFYWRDEKGEVDFILKLNGELLPIQVTYQLDGNTDREIGNIIRVAKLLRIQRGLVVTWEDEEEITWEGVKIDVVPLWKFLTVFNPL, from the coding sequence ATGCGGGTTGAAGAGATTAAGAGAGTGCTGGTTTCTCAGAGGGAGGAGATGGAAGAGTTCATGAGAAGGGAACGGATAGTCCCAAGGGAGCCTGAAAATAGAGTTATAAACCTAATATCCTCAGGTGGAATACTTGCTATCCTGGGCGTCAGACGCTCCGGGAAATCTGTTCTCTCTTGGCGGGCAAGCGGGGAGAAAAAGCTCTACGTGAACTTCTTTGATGAGAGGTTATCCAATTTTAAGGCAAATGATTTTGAAAGGCTCTTGAACGCGGCGAGGCAGCTCTGGGGAGAGCCGGAGTTCATAGTCCTCGACGAGGTGCAGGAGATAACTGGATGGGAACGGTTCGTTTCGAGGTTGGGGCTGAATTATAAAGTCATAGTGACCGGTTCCTCATCGAGGCTCCTCTCGGGAGAGCTGGGAACGTATTTAACTGGGAGACATATTGACTTAACACTCTTTCCTTTCTCCTTCAGGGAGTTCCTGCGCTTCAGAGGCCTTGATCTGGAACCTGAATGGGTCTATTCCGACAGAACTGTATCCAGGGTAATTTCCATGCTCGAGGAGTACCTTGAGACTGGTGGATTCCCTGAGTCTGTCAGATTTGGAAAGGTTTATCTGTCACTTATATACAGGGACATAGTCGAAAGGGATGTGATGCTCAGGCATTCGGTGAGGCACAGAAGTGCCCTTAGGGAGCTGGCCAGATACCTTATGTCAAATTACTCCAGCGAGTTCACGTATTCCAGACTCGGATCATTGGTCGGCATCAGGGATGTCCACACCGTCAGAGATTACGTATCATACCTCGAAGAAGCCTATCTGCTCTTTCAGGTCAGGAGGTTCTCCTTCAAGCCAAAGGCTCAGCTCAATTCCCCCCGTAAAGTCTATCCCGTTGATGTGGGGCTCGCCAGAACTCTATCTATGAAAGCTCATCCGGAAAAGGGCAGGATAATTGAGCTTGCGGTATACCTTGAGCTGATGAGGAGAATGAGTTATTCCTTTACTCCCGGCGAGATTTTCTACTGGAGGGATGAGAAGGGTGAAGTTGACTTTATACTCAAACTCAACGGTGAGCTTCTCCCAATTCAAGTGACGTATCAACTGGATGGAAACACCGATAGGGAGATTGGGAACATAATTCGTGTGGCAAAATTGCTCAGGATCCAGAGAGGTTTGGTGGTCACGTGGGAAGATGAGGAAGAGATAACCTGGGAGGGGGTTAAAATAGACGTGGTCCCCCTCTGGAAGTTCCTCACAGTTTTCAATCCCCTCTAA
- a CDS encoding MBL fold metallo-hydrolase, whose translation MGLRKLGDSAYLYPGSPSTLVRVVEGGAVIVDPGHGSGRHKDLKREVRKLGLEIKAQLATHGHADHVAVAPRIDAPLFIHRFEFSIAESPLNRELLTFGSKAPEGFLVFQFSEEVKVHAVFEWGDVLFGLKAIKLNGHSPGMTGFLDEENGIIYAGDSFFGERVIEAVGLPYLVDPELFKASIKELQNYAEKGFLLIPSHGKAVKGEEAIELLDFNRERVEEVESLIPELLRTPMSIDELALRIMEHYGVKPTPQKLALNLVPLRAFIAQLYNEEGIEAVIDMGLKWRIRGD comes from the coding sequence ATGGGGCTAAGGAAACTGGGTGATTCGGCGTATCTTTATCCCGGAAGCCCCTCGACCCTCGTGAGGGTGGTCGAAGGGGGAGCGGTCATCGTTGACCCCGGTCACGGAAGCGGGAGGCACAAGGACCTCAAGAGGGAGGTCAGAAAGCTCGGGCTTGAGATAAAGGCCCAGCTCGCAACCCACGGACATGCCGACCATGTGGCAGTGGCGCCCCGGATAGATGCCCCGCTTTTCATCCACCGCTTCGAGTTCTCCATCGCCGAGAGCCCTCTCAACAGGGAGCTTCTCACCTTCGGCTCGAAGGCACCGGAGGGATTCCTCGTCTTCCAGTTTTCGGAAGAGGTTAAGGTTCACGCAGTCTTCGAGTGGGGAGACGTGCTCTTTGGTTTAAAGGCCATCAAGTTAAACGGCCACTCCCCGGGAATGACGGGCTTTCTGGACGAGGAGAACGGCATCATCTACGCGGGAGATTCTTTCTTCGGTGAGAGGGTGATAGAGGCCGTCGGCCTTCCGTACCTCGTCGATCCAGAACTATTTAAAGCTTCAATTAAAGAATTACAGAATTATGCAGAGAAAGGCTTCCTGCTCATACCCTCCCATGGAAAGGCCGTGAAGGGTGAGGAGGCGATTGAACTGCTCGACTTCAACCGTGAGCGCGTCGAAGAGGTGGAGAGCCTCATACCCGAACTCCTCAGAACACCGATGAGCATCGACGAGCTGGCCCTCCGGATTATGGAGCACTACGGGGTGAAACCCACCCCCCAGAAGCTTGCACTGAACCTCGTCCCGCTGAGGGCCTTTATAGCCCAGCTCTACAACGAGGAAGGAATAGAAGCGGTAATAGATATGGGGCTGAAGTGGAGGATTAGAGGGGATTGA
- a CDS encoding 2,3-diphosphoglycerate synthetase yields MGKGRLVLIDGEHYPDVTAWAVEKLGDVCCAVFLGGSEKIGSIDEIERKLGVRVYYGHDYITALRRALEENGITEVVDLSDEPVLDYEDRFRIASLCMLYGVPYRGADFYFTPRRLKRTRKPSLAVIGTGKRVGKTAVSGFIARTLKEIARPVIVTMGRGGPAEPELIEGDKFEITPEFLLRLAESGKHAASDHFEDALTARVTTIGCRRCGGGMAGFSFFDVIDEGIRLAESLPNDLIILEGSGATFPAYRADGYILITSAKGKLDFIRGYFGPFRVSLADIVVVTMADSVSEGRLRALKEAVRSINPDADVHLTTLRSRPLGDVSGKRLGLVMTSGDALPRAGEWLEKLGAEIVCASANLSRRQLLLKDLQAFRGIDAVAVELKAAAVDVVTKWALENGIEVIYLDNEPANVDGKDLREAILKLGRSILEGGR; encoded by the coding sequence ATGGGAAAGGGAAGGCTCGTCCTGATCGACGGCGAGCATTACCCCGATGTCACCGCTTGGGCGGTGGAAAAGCTGGGTGATGTCTGCTGTGCCGTTTTTCTCGGCGGGAGCGAGAAGATTGGTAGCATTGATGAGATAGAGAGGAAGCTCGGTGTTAGGGTGTACTACGGTCACGATTACATTACGGCCCTGAGAAGGGCCCTGGAGGAGAACGGGATAACAGAGGTGGTGGATTTAAGCGATGAGCCCGTGCTTGACTATGAAGACCGCTTTAGGATAGCGTCTCTCTGCATGCTTTACGGCGTCCCTTACAGGGGGGCAGATTTCTACTTTACTCCCCGCAGGCTCAAAAGGACTCGAAAGCCCAGCCTGGCCGTTATCGGCACGGGAAAGAGAGTTGGAAAAACTGCAGTGAGCGGATTCATAGCGAGGACACTTAAGGAGATAGCCAGACCCGTGATAGTAACCATGGGACGTGGGGGCCCGGCTGAACCGGAGCTGATAGAGGGAGACAAGTTCGAGATAACCCCAGAGTTTCTCCTCAGGCTCGCCGAAAGCGGAAAGCATGCTGCCTCGGATCACTTTGAGGACGCACTAACTGCGAGGGTGACAACCATAGGTTGCCGTCGCTGTGGAGGAGGTATGGCTGGATTTTCCTTCTTTGACGTGATAGATGAGGGAATACGGCTGGCCGAGAGTCTCCCCAACGACCTCATAATCCTTGAGGGCAGCGGGGCAACTTTTCCCGCCTATCGCGCCGATGGCTACATCCTGATAACCAGCGCAAAGGGAAAGCTGGACTTCATCAGGGGCTACTTCGGCCCCTTCAGGGTGAGCCTCGCGGACATAGTGGTTGTCACCATGGCCGATTCGGTGAGCGAGGGACGCCTCAGGGCACTGAAGGAGGCTGTGAGGTCGATAAATCCTGACGCAGACGTTCACCTGACGACCCTGCGTTCGAGGCCCCTGGGAGACGTCTCGGGAAAAAGGCTCGGTCTCGTCATGACCTCCGGCGATGCCCTCCCGCGGGCTGGAGAATGGCTTGAGAAGCTGGGGGCGGAGATAGTGTGTGCCTCGGCCAACCTATCCAGAAGACAATTACTCCTGAAGGATCTGCAGGCCTTCAGAGGGATAGATGCGGTTGCGGTTGAACTCAAAGCTGCAGCCGTTGATGTTGTCACAAAATGGGCCTTGGAGAACGGAATAGAGGTAATCTATCTGGACAACGAGCCCGCTAACGTGGACGGGAAAGACCTGAGGGAGGCCATTCTTAAACTGGGACGTTCGATTCTGGAGGGAGGGAGATGA
- a CDS encoding 2-phosphoglycerate kinase, whose product MIIVTDPERKIRLPFSRGILTRSITLAGVEVGIAYIIATEVQKELNEERRKLVTTEEIRELTYRKLLEHGLSEAAKRYLFWRQLRRLKIPITILLGGATGVGKSTIATELAFRLGIRSVIGTDTIREVMRKIIAPELLPDLHTSSFLAWRTFHSPRTGRSPLIDGFENQVRHVSVGIAAVLERAYKEGFNAIIEGIHLVPGYVELRENSFMYVITVSGRKDLEARFYERARYSKRPADYYLKHLDAIIEIQGFIVDRAKEHGIPIINNVELEKTVNEIMEDIMGRLMERMEAKMKI is encoded by the coding sequence ATGATAATCGTCACCGACCCGGAGAGAAAGATACGTCTGCCCTTTTCGAGGGGCATTCTGACGCGCTCAATAACCCTCGCCGGCGTTGAGGTGGGTATAGCCTACATCATCGCGACGGAGGTTCAGAAGGAGCTCAACGAAGAGAGGCGCAAGCTTGTGACGACCGAGGAAATAAGAGAACTGACGTACAGGAAGCTCCTTGAGCACGGCCTCAGCGAAGCGGCGAAGCGCTACCTCTTCTGGCGCCAGCTCAGGAGGCTTAAGATACCCATAACCATACTCCTCGGAGGCGCAACGGGCGTCGGCAAATCGACGATAGCGACCGAGCTGGCCTTCCGCCTCGGTATAAGGAGCGTTATAGGCACGGATACGATAAGAGAGGTCATGAGGAAGATAATCGCCCCGGAACTGCTGCCCGATTTACATACATCATCGTTCCTTGCATGGAGGACGTTTCACAGCCCCCGGACCGGACGGTCTCCCCTAATAGACGGTTTTGAGAATCAGGTTCGGCACGTTTCGGTCGGCATAGCGGCTGTCCTAGAACGGGCATATAAAGAGGGCTTCAACGCAATAATCGAGGGCATTCACCTTGTCCCGGGCTACGTGGAGCTCAGGGAGAACAGCTTTATGTACGTGATAACGGTCAGCGGGAGAAAGGACTTGGAGGCCAGGTTCTACGAGAGAGCGCGCTATAGCAAGCGTCCGGCTGATTACTACTTGAAACACCTGGACGCGATAATCGAGATACAGGGATTTATCGTGGACAGGGCGAAGGAGCACGGAATCCCCATTATAAACAACGTCGAACTTGAAAAAACTGTCAATGAAATAATGGAGGATATAATGGGACGGCTCATGGAGAGGATGGAGGCGAAGATGAAAATCTAA
- a CDS encoding metallophosphoesterase family protein codes for MIRIAHISDTHITGESAYKGYAYDLIVNEINRADFDFVIHTGDVTNQGLREEYERAAYELRKIQKPLVVIPGNHDVRNVGYTLFERFIGPLNGVFEFKDGVVIWVDSTIPDLSDGRVGGHKFRWLKKKLEEYSDRKFKIVASHHHLVPLPDTGRERNVLFNAGDVLDLLLRHEVNLYTCGHKHVPNVYRIEDMVVDNAGCTSCRKTRKGDVNSYNVITLYDDGRIEVRIKRVTGEQVVKEHRPVKPKLFVPKGKRLIRIIQMSESNVSDRIYFRRKVLENAIRTINEKLKPDIVIHCGDVVDMGIERYYEKAYEFYERVKAEKLIVPGHNDITYLGYDLFLEYFGEPEIKELGGFTFIPVISAQYETPIGVVGRIGQRKLAVRLEEYRESFTVVVMHHNIVPIPKSREVGFLEDAGDVLRVITKREANLVLTGHGGNSFGLKVEKTPIVNSGSISWELHRNPYGNTFNVIDVYRDMVVVFEIQATWGSGRLVGIWKIKAPFRFSSSPPSSP; via the coding sequence ATGATAAGAATAGCCCACATAAGCGACACCCACATAACGGGCGAGAGTGCCTACAAGGGGTACGCCTACGACCTCATAGTCAACGAAATAAACAGGGCCGACTTCGACTTCGTCATCCACACCGGAGATGTCACCAACCAGGGACTGAGGGAGGAGTACGAGAGGGCGGCCTATGAACTCAGAAAAATCCAGAAGCCGCTGGTTGTCATTCCTGGCAACCACGATGTCAGGAACGTCGGCTATACGCTATTTGAAAGGTTCATCGGACCGCTGAACGGAGTCTTTGAGTTCAAAGACGGCGTCGTGATATGGGTCGACTCCACGATTCCGGACTTAAGCGACGGCCGCGTTGGCGGCCACAAGTTCAGATGGCTGAAGAAAAAGCTGGAGGAGTACTCGGACAGGAAGTTTAAGATAGTGGCCTCACACCATCACCTCGTGCCCCTTCCGGACACGGGAAGGGAAAGGAACGTGCTCTTCAATGCAGGTGACGTTCTTGACCTCCTCCTCAGGCACGAGGTTAACCTCTACACCTGCGGACATAAACACGTCCCCAACGTCTACCGCATCGAGGACATGGTGGTGGACAACGCGGGCTGTACCTCCTGCAGGAAAACCCGCAAGGGCGACGTCAACAGCTACAACGTCATAACACTTTACGATGACGGAAGGATAGAGGTGAGGATAAAGCGCGTCACAGGCGAGCAGGTGGTAAAAGAGCACAGGCCCGTGAAGCCAAAGCTCTTCGTCCCAAAGGGTAAAAGGCTCATCAGGATAATCCAGATGAGCGAGAGCAACGTCTCGGACAGGATATACTTCAGGAGAAAGGTTCTGGAGAACGCTATCAGGACGATAAATGAAAAGCTGAAGCCGGACATTGTGATCCACTGTGGCGACGTCGTGGATATGGGAATAGAGCGCTACTACGAGAAGGCCTACGAGTTCTATGAGAGGGTAAAAGCGGAAAAGCTGATCGTCCCGGGCCACAACGACATAACCTATCTGGGCTACGACCTCTTCCTTGAGTACTTCGGTGAGCCGGAGATAAAGGAGCTGGGCGGCTTCACGTTCATCCCGGTCATAAGTGCTCAGTACGAGACGCCCATAGGCGTCGTGGGAAGGATAGGCCAGAGAAAGCTCGCAGTGCGCCTCGAAGAGTACAGGGAGAGCTTTACCGTCGTAGTCATGCACCACAACATAGTCCCCATACCCAAAAGCAGAGAGGTCGGATTCCTGGAGGATGCTGGTGATGTCCTTCGCGTTATTACAAAGAGGGAAGCGAACCTCGTGCTGACCGGCCACGGAGGCAACTCTTTCGGGCTCAAAGTCGAGAAAACGCCCATCGTCAATTCAGGTTCCATAAGCTGGGAGCTCCATAGAAATCCGTACGGGAACACGTTCAACGTGATAGACGTCTACCGGGACATGGTTGTTGTCTTCGAGATTCAGGCAACGTGGGGCTCCGGAAGGCTGGTGGGGATATGGAAGATAAAGGCACCCTTTAGATTTTCATCTTCGCCTCCATCCTCTCCATGA
- a CDS encoding CBS domain-containing protein, whose protein sequence is MDTNAPIKVYMTRKLIGVEPNDSIRRACEVMVEFDIGSLVVVENGKVIGFFTKSDVIRRVVIPGLPNTTPVREIMSGELISVDSNTPLREVLDLMAKKGIKHMLIEEDGEIVGIFSLSDLLTASRRRLETAIAAE, encoded by the coding sequence ATGGACACAAACGCCCCTATTAAAGTCTACATGACGAGAAAGCTCATCGGCGTTGAGCCAAACGATAGCATACGGCGGGCCTGTGAGGTCATGGTGGAGTTCGACATAGGTTCCCTTGTCGTCGTGGAGAATGGCAAGGTCATAGGCTTCTTCACGAAGAGCGACGTTATACGGAGGGTCGTGATCCCCGGGCTCCCCAACACAACCCCCGTGAGGGAAATAATGAGCGGGGAGCTGATAAGCGTCGACTCCAACACTCCACTCAGGGAAGTCCTGGATTTGATGGCAAAGAAGGGCATCAAGCACATGCTCATCGAGGAGGATGGGGAGATAGTCGGAATATTCAGCCTGAGCGACCTCCTCACCGCCAGCAGGAGAAGGCTTGAGACAGCCATAGCGGCTGAGTGA
- a CDS encoding class II glutamine amidotransferase: MCRILFATGEGREIVPLLDAIVKASENDPYKEKRGRGKQHRDGWGYVLLKDGTVRHYRSMRPIFEDAEAVKALRDELTGFVTLMVHSRAASQGVKSLFNVQPFAFSSRHGFTFWLLHNGDLDKSRIIELADLDEKELENVSDTYVFGAYLCRRLQSPTLSNLLVHYRTIEETTKSLFNTVTLFHRSGGDFIAFITARMSESYMENSLNYDYGKLLLLRRENLFAVVSSTLELYYPAEYEVVPNETAFCVRIREDTFEVETVHL; the protein is encoded by the coding sequence ATGTGTCGAATACTCTTCGCCACCGGGGAGGGTAGAGAAATCGTCCCTCTCCTTGACGCGATAGTCAAAGCATCTGAAAATGACCCGTACAAGGAAAAACGCGGGAGGGGAAAGCAACACCGCGACGGCTGGGGCTACGTGCTCCTGAAAGATGGAACCGTGAGGCACTACCGGTCGATGAGGCCCATATTCGAGGACGCCGAAGCTGTGAAGGCCCTGCGGGATGAGCTCACAGGTTTTGTGACGCTTATGGTGCACTCCCGGGCGGCGTCTCAGGGCGTTAAGAGCCTCTTCAACGTCCAGCCCTTTGCATTCTCCTCAAGGCACGGCTTTACATTCTGGCTCCTCCACAACGGCGACCTTGACAAGTCCCGCATCATAGAGCTGGCCGACCTCGATGAGAAGGAGCTTGAAAACGTCTCGGACACCTACGTCTTTGGAGCATACCTCTGCAGAAGGCTCCAGAGCCCGACCCTGAGCAACCTGCTGGTCCACTACAGGACAATCGAGGAGACCACAAAGTCCCTCTTCAACACCGTGACCCTCTTCCACCGCTCGGGGGGAGACTTCATCGCGTTTATTACGGCAAGGATGAGTGAGAGCTACATGGAGAACTCCCTGAACTACGACTACGGCAAGCTTCTGCTCCTGAGAAGGGAGAACCTCTTCGCGGTGGTCTCATCAACCCTGGAGCTCTACTATCCGGCGGAATACGAGGTGGTTCCAAACGAAACGGCATTCTGCGTGCGCATCCGCGAGGATACATTTGAGGTTGAGACCGTCCACCTGTGA
- a CDS encoding Rossmann-like domain-containing protein has product MLLREIKRRALDIIDEDFRLIDFSFALPYSYVLIEGKRGLALGVAMTLPEEVGRYQNSIKEPSLEGFIHKADSLNVIERTLGVAAINALSQYLLNVSNAPKGDVVELLEDDVEKVAVIGNMPPVVSSLRERGFEVLVFERNPKLWDRETLSDALEYWLLPEVDALIVSGSAVVNGTLDMMLDRAKRAKLFVLTGPSAQLLPDFLRGTGVTHLASMNVVDVKSALVRLKLGSFRGFEAGSRKYVLEV; this is encoded by the coding sequence ATGCTGCTGAGGGAGATTAAACGAAGGGCACTGGATATAATAGACGAGGACTTCCGGTTAATCGACTTCTCCTTTGCACTTCCGTACAGCTACGTTCTCATCGAAGGGAAGCGCGGTTTAGCGCTGGGCGTGGCCATGACACTGCCCGAAGAGGTTGGCAGGTATCAAAACTCAATCAAAGAACCCTCACTGGAGGGATTTATCCACAAGGCAGACAGCCTCAACGTGATCGAAAGGACCCTTGGGGTTGCCGCCATAAACGCCCTTTCCCAGTACCTCCTGAATGTATCAAACGCCCCGAAGGGAGATGTTGTTGAACTTCTGGAGGATGATGTTGAAAAGGTCGCGGTCATTGGAAACATGCCCCCGGTTGTTTCGAGCCTTCGTGAGAGGGGATTCGAGGTTCTGGTTTTTGAGCGGAATCCCAAGCTCTGGGACAGAGAAACATTAAGCGATGCCCTTGAGTACTGGCTCCTTCCGGAGGTGGATGCCCTCATAGTCAGCGGCTCGGCAGTAGTCAACGGAACCCTCGACATGATGCTGGACAGGGCGAAGAGGGCCAAGCTATTTGTCCTTACCGGCCCAAGTGCCCAGCTCCTCCCGGATTTCCTGAGGGGCACAGGAGTAACACACCTTGCATCGATGAACGTTGTGGACGTCAAGTCTGCCCTCGTGAGGCTCAAACTCGGCTCCTTCAGGGGTTTTGAGGCGGGGAGCAGAAAGTACGTTCTGGAGGTATGA
- a CDS encoding type I restriction endonuclease, with translation MEELREAVLNVLRKVRAHRSLYVRNEEAVKQHLIGEIFQALGWDWNNPEEVRPEERTEDGRADYALILDGEVFAYVEAKNMGVNILKRDEPLRQLARYCFNSGVGYGILTNGTVWIVVKAFEQGSRLWDRVLVAVNIEEEPPERAVLKLSLLSKSKIRNIERLSSLFKALELSFEGLRREGYSEKTLVEYLTSREGSTTIPVGGLRGDEEPKAAYVYDNGWKLLPLPENSIKGVLLAVLLYMEKKSSGYQREEIRKAYEHLRTLRLDPKTALEILRKLEEEERLRIAVEL, from the coding sequence ATGGAGGAGCTCAGGGAAGCCGTGCTCAACGTTCTCAGGAAGGTGCGCGCTCACAGGAGCCTCTACGTCAGGAACGAAGAGGCAGTAAAACAGCACCTCATCGGTGAGATTTTTCAGGCGCTCGGCTGGGACTGGAACAACCCGGAGGAGGTTCGGCCGGAGGAGAGAACCGAGGATGGAAGGGCCGACTACGCCCTTATCCTGGACGGAGAGGTCTTTGCCTACGTCGAGGCAAAGAACATGGGTGTGAACATCTTGAAAAGGGACGAGCCGCTCCGCCAGCTGGCTAGGTACTGCTTCAACTCCGGTGTTGGGTACGGGATTCTCACGAATGGCACGGTCTGGATAGTGGTCAAGGCATTTGAGCAGGGGTCCCGCCTCTGGGACAGGGTTCTGGTTGCTGTAAACATTGAGGAGGAGCCCCCCGAGAGGGCTGTTCTCAAGCTCTCCCTGCTCTCCAAATCAAAGATAAGGAACATTGAGAGGCTTTCTTCCCTGTTCAAGGCGCTGGAGCTGAGCTTTGAGGGGCTGAGGAGGGAGGGTTATTCGGAAAAGACCCTCGTTGAGTATCTGACCTCCCGCGAGGGCTCCACGACGATCCCTGTGGGGGGACTCCGGGGGGACGAAGAGCCCAAGGCGGCTTACGTATATGATAACGGCTGGAAGCTCCTGCCCCTACCAGAGAATAGCATCAAAGGCGTTCTCCTTGCGGTTCTGCTGTACATGGAGAAGAAATCGTCGGGTTACCAGCGGGAGGAGATAAGAAAGGCCTACGAGCACCTCAGAACGCTTAGGCTAGACCCAAAAACGGCCCTGGAGATACTCCGGAAGCTTGAGGAAGAGGAAAGGCTGAGAATAGCCGTGGAGCTTTAG